The region tataaaACATAATCATAAAAAGGTGCAAAATATCTTCTTGAAGCGATAAAAAATCGTATTATTATTTCTTTGTCAACATAATTCCTATAACATAATTCCTATAAAATCGTCGAACTTTGGTAAATTACCCGAAAAATTCGATTCTTACCCCATACAtgtaataaataaaattatatgtACATAGAAATGCTCGGCGTAATTAAAGACCAGAGAATTTTGGTCAAGAATCAACAGTAGTATAAcaaacaaataataataattcgaTTTTCATAATTTGTGAAGCATTGATCCAgctatataaataatataaatttggTGGGATGATTCACTACCAATAATTGATTGATATTCTCCTAATCCGCATCCTCTCTGTAATCTTGCTGGCACCACTCTCCCTCCCCCTCTACTACTTACATCAATCTCTCTCCCTCTCAATCTCTCCCTCAaatccctctctctctctctctctctctctctctctcttaaacCTACCCTCCCAACTCTCACAACCCATTTTTCATATGCTCTAAAACACTTCAAAAAATGATTCATCAACTCAAGAAACACAATACTACTCTGTTTTTGACAATTTTCATTGCTTCAACCTTATTATTAGTTGTAAAGGCTTCACCTTTACAATCAACTACAAGGTCAATATATGATATACTTAAATTATATGGCTTGCCAATGGGTTTATTACCAAAGGGTGTTAAAGATTTTAGCTTTGATGATTCTAGTGGTAGATTTGAAGTCCATTTAGATCAAGCTTGCAATGCTAAGTTTGAGAATGAATTACATTATGATCAAAATATTTCTGGGAATTTAAGTTATGGTGAAATCAATGGTTTAAATGGGATTTTAGCTCAAGATTTGTTTTTGTGGTTTGCTGTTAAAGAGATTCGAGTTGATGTTCCAAGCTCTGGTTTGATTTACTTTGATGTTGGTGTTGTTTCTAAGCAATTctctttgtcttcttttgaaaCTCCAAGGGATTGTTTGGCTGTTCAGTCATCTGCTGTGCAACATCTTCACATTTTTGATGAGACTGCCTTTATTAAACAACCTGTTACTTCTGCTTATAAGGTATCCTATGTTTAATCTTTGTCATATGATGGTGTTTGTgtttatatgtatgtgtgtgttcAAAAAGTTCatgtttttatgttaattatgtTGTGTTTGCATATTTCTATCAGGTTCTTGAATGTTAAGTGTCATGTTTATCATTGAATTATTTTAAGATAATAAGGAAACAGAATTCTACAATTATGATATTGCGACTTTTGTAGTGGTTCATCTTATTTCGGAAAATGTGAATATGATTTTTCTGAATTTTGTTTAGAAACCGTAATTTGGATTAAAGTGGTATTATTTGGAAGTGGTAGAAGATGATGTCTTGTGTATTTTTCGAGTGTGCTATCTCTGTTGGACAGCTTTGGAAAGATATCCTCAATGTAGCTTTTTCGTTGTTGCTATTAGTTTGTGCTCAATTGACATTCTGGATTGATGTTACAAGTTGTGGCTGTGGTTAACTGTTAGGTTAGATGTATCAGATAGTGTTGGATTATATTGGTATCTTTCGGATGATTTATTCCCTGTTTCTTTTATGTGCAGACTTCTTCCGAAAATTTTAGTTACCAACTTGGTTACAAGGGTTTGGCTCTGGCTACTTTATGAATTCTTGATCAGCCGGAAACATGATGTAGGCACGGTATCTCAATCCAGTAATTCCGGTTCTTGTAGTACACGTTTTCAAAGAATCTTGTTCAGCAGGTCTCGCGCTTCATTCTAGCGTGTGCTTGCTTGCCTGTGGTTTTTGTATAGCGTCTCTGCAAAATAGTCACACACACACTCCAATTGCTTTCAACAAGTACGGGTGAAATCTTGGTGCAGCATATGAGAAATTTTGTTGCAAACAAACACAGATGAGATTATCAGCAGGTGATTAACCTGCTAAAATTGGTTTCCTCTGTTCTATTCATTATGGACATACACATACATTTACTTCAATCAAATCTCTTTTTTGTAGTACAAGATATTATGCATAGTCCCCCTGGGGAAGAAATAagaaatataatttattttccaACTTGTGCATCAATAAATAAAGTTATTTTTATCGGGTTTTTGAAGTCCAGCATTTTCTTGGCCTTGCTCCATTGAATTTATGTGGATGATTAGTGTAAATATGAGTGAAATTCATTCTCTATAAGAGCTGTATTTGTTCGACAGGTATGATGTTATTCATACTTGGATAGTTGAATTCAACCTATTAATACTGTTAATTGCAATTATTAGACAGCTAGAGCAGTTGTTTGAATACCAAAATGGAAAAACCTACACTAGAACAGGATATCTGAGCTAGATGATGTGATTTTTATTTGTTACTCTTAAACAGCCTGGGCCAATGTTAATGTACATTCAAAGTACATTTTTAAACTTATACTCCTTTTATCTATGTGAGCTGGCTTTATTGAACTATATGGGCTTTATAACTTAGCTGATTGGCTTTGTTGAACTATATGAGCTTGGAACTAGAGAGAGATGTGTATATTACTCCTCTTTGCCATTATATTTTATCATTAGTTTTTGACATGTTTTTCAATACTCTTTTAAAgcataatttcataatattttttaatttttttttctgaataaaagttttatgt is a window of Apium graveolens cultivar Ventura chromosome 11, ASM990537v1, whole genome shotgun sequence DNA encoding:
- the LOC141698343 gene encoding uncharacterized protein At5g01610-like, which produces MIHQLKKHNTTLFLTIFIASTLLLVVKASPLQSTTRSIYDILKLYGLPMGLLPKGVKDFSFDDSSGRFEVHLDQACNAKFENELHYDQNISGNLSYGEINGLNGILAQDLFLWFAVKEIRVDVPSSGLIYFDVGVVSKQFSLSSFETPRDCLAVQSSAVQHLHIFDETAFIKQPVTSAYKTSSENFSYQLGYKGLALATL